The Amaranthus tricolor cultivar Red isolate AtriRed21 chromosome 2, ASM2621246v1, whole genome shotgun sequence genome contains the following window.
CTGCCCATTTTTTCACCTTGGAAACAGAGAATTTGTCTCTATGAAATTCAGATGTGTTGCCTCTTGATTCCTAAAACAACCAAACAGTAAAGTGGCAACTCACACCATCAGTTCAATTGTAACGCAAGCCTTCAAAAATATGGCCATTTAAACCAAGTAGCCAAGACATCAAATGCAGACTTACCTTTTGTGAACTGGAAACATCAGGTTGAAGTTCAGGTACCTTCACTCCTTGCCTGCGAGGTTTACTAGGTTGGGATGTTTCACAAGCTGCAAGCAAACAGAGAGTAAGTACCTCCAGAACTATAAAGGAGCATAAGGCCCTAGCTCATGAGCAtgacaaaaaatcataattttctgTGAGAATttggagaaaaagaaaaaagattgGAGCTGCTTGTCTGAAAGTGGAACACATTAATTATTAGATGGCTTTTGGCAGATGATCTGATGAATcccaaaataaatacaaaatggTTATGCAAACTCAATAAAAGCAAGAAATAGGGGAAAAAGATTTACACTTAAAGAAACCACGATCGGAACCCACTGAGGGTGGAAGCTGTTCCTGGCAAGGTTTAGTAGAGACTAGAGATGACGCATGAAACCCTAGAGAGCATCATACTCCCAATGTCTCTCTAAATTTGATACAAGTAGATAAGATtgatttatgaattttagtggGAATATAAGACAAACAGTGAAATGGAAGCAATatgtggatgagatttaaagaGGGAGTGAGGATGTAGACAGGACAAAAAGAGATAATGTGGGATGGCTGTCAAATATACAAATAAAGCGAAATCGTAGGAAAAGCACAAACTAGAAAGTATAGAGCAATATTACTCCATTAGGCACCTATCTCTCTTGAGCAAATTTACTTTCAACCAGAATAGAAAACCATAATGCAAAAAAAAGGCATATCAGAACAGAGTAATAACTATATTATAGATCCACTGCCTCATTCTGTAAAAGGCTAGCACCACAGTTAAAGTTCTTGTCTATATATTGAACTTGCAAAGACAATTGAATGCCACAAAACTCAATCAAGTATTTTGAGCTTCCTGGCTCTAAGACCTCAATTCGCCACTAATTTCAAATTAACTACACTTTAACACATAGTCCGCATTCTCATTTATGTGCCAGCTATGAAGGGCCAgtaactgaaaaaaaaaaaaaagagaatgatTCTTTACCTAGacctaaaataaggaaattatgATCATTTCTCAAGTTTTTCAAATTCTGTAGGGCAGTCCAAAGTTAGATTAGAAGGATATTCAACATTATAGGCTTGAGCCAAGGAGCCCAAACATTAAAGGGATATTTGACATCAAGAAGAGCATCACAAAAAGAGGGTCGGGAAGTAACTGAGGTTCGTAAGCATTGAAGTTATTGAGAATAAAGCTTAGAGTATTACGAAGGACACTCCACCATTTTCACCATAGTAATTAATGGTGATTGTAAAATGTAGTCCTATGTCCCTTGAGTTTTCTACCAAAATGACACTCTCCTCACAACATGTCACTTTCAGTAGAAAACTCAAAGTGACAAAGGGAGTACATGCCTGATAAGCACCTAGGTTTTGTCTCCTTGAGAACATCATTGACTATTACAAAATTTAATAGTTTATGTGATCACCATAGCACTTCCACAAGAGATATTATTTTACACCCACTCTTGACTCCGCTATAGCACATTAAGCCATAAAAAGTATAACATGATGTAAAGTCATAAACGGGTGCAAAATCACTTTCACGATTAATGGTTTTGTGGTGTTGTGGGCTATATTGGGGTCACCATAACCTCATAAAAATATACAATGCGCTAATGTGgccaaaaatatatattatgccCTAACCTGTAAAGATAGGTGCTAGATGGTGAAAAAATCGTCATACCTAGGTTTCCCGTATGAGTTAAATTGTTTTTCCTCCAAGGTTTACCAACATgcataagataagtttcaataTCAACAAGCTTTTTCTGGGTGTAACACTCTTTTATCCATTCCTAACAATAAGATAAACAAATTTGCAAATATAAGATAAGCACATCAAACTAAACAACTAGGAgtaagaaaaacaaaagcaaaaaaaaaaacaaaattagaagGTGCAAACCTTAGCAACAATAGTTCCACCATCTGCTTCAACTTGCCTAAACTTAGGGGTATTATGAAAAGCACAAACCAAAAGAGTGCATTCGGAATTCCAATCTTGCTTATATTCTGCACCCATTTCTAAGGCCTGTGACCTCAGTATACCCCTCTCAGGATTCACAAACCCTGATAAAGCAAACACTACCCCTTCCTGTTCAAATTTAATACACACACGAATTATTTTCTCTCAACCAAAAATTTGAACTCCAAGAATGTATGAACCGAAAAACAAACCAGAAGCTTGGAGAATTCCAATTTATTAGGACTAACGTCAGAGTTATTTCCGCCATTTTCATCATCTCTTACAGTGATCCAAGAAGGTAAGGATCGCTTCTTTGAAGATGACATGCTTTGATCAAATCAAATGAGTCCTTCAATATTTGAAGTTGTTGTGATTGGAGAATCAAATTGAAGCTGTGAACACGACATTAATAAACATGAATGAAAACTGATCATCATCTCTCAACAATCAATATTCGTTACTCGTTGATTGAACTCGGCAGAAAAAGAAGGAGGCGTTAATTTGATAGTTTCTTTGTTAATCTCGTCGGGCGTTGAAACATGGGAAATACATTTGCAAAAGATGAATTCTAAATCAGCTTTTTTCCTTCGTGAGTCGTTGTTTTAGATTAGACACTTGGAAATAGAGGTGGTTAATGGCATGGTTCGGAATAGGTAAAGGCCAAATGATTACAGTTGGAATAGTATAAAAAAATCGTGCAAGGCACGAAATTCTTAGTAtgaatatacatacatatatatatgtatgtatatatatatatatatatatatatatatatatatatatatatatatatatatatatatatatgtatgtatgtatatatatatatatgtatgtatgtatatatatatatatgtatgtatgtatatatatatatatatatgtatgtatgtatgtatgtatatatatatatatatgtatgtatatatatatatatatatatatatatatatgtatgtatatgtatatacatatatatatatgtatgtatatatatatatatatatatatgtatatatatatatatatatatatatatatatgtgtgtgtgtgtgtgtgtgtgtgtgtatatatatatatatatatatatatatatatatatgtgtgtgtgtgtgtgtgtgtgtgtgtgtgtgtgtgtgtatatatatatatatatgtgtgtgtgtgtgtgtgtatatatatatatatatatatatatatatatatatatatgtgtgagtatatatatatatatatatatatatatatatatatatatatatatatatatatatatatatatatatatatatcaaggatattaataataaatatcctatatattaAAGATGAAGTAATAATTGTTAATATATGGTGATATGATATTGTTTATTTGTGTAATAAACTTAAATAGTTTGTACATGAATAAAATTGTTTTGTAAGTTAAATATAATTGATTTATTGATTCCTTTATTAcatataaattcattttgaataaATCTTGTTGTCTTTGTCCTTTCTTAACTTTGCTCTGCAATTATAATCGAATTCTCCATAAATCACATGTTACACATGTtaagtaaattttaataaatgtgTACAAgccatgttattttttttttcttctttttatcattcttgcACCAAAAACTTCTAGTTGAttagttttataataatattcaaattattttgtatataaagATGGTGAATTTACGGTatgtaataaatttaatatagatCAATCTAAGCCGTAATCATTCAATTTATTCTATcgatttaataaatttttaggaTGGCTAAAACTGACatgtgattaattttatttagattaattttatttgttctgTGAGCCAACATCCACCAATAAAATATTTCTATCTAGTAGGGCTCTATAAAGATGACACATGGAATTTCCagtctttttattatattgtatgatttAATGGTCAAACTATTATTACTCAAAGGCAGATAAtaattaggatttgattgaaaggGTGAATAATAAGGTATATATGGTCAACAATGTTATTTTTTGTTCTGACACGGATTGTAACAAGGTTGTCCATAATCTTCCTAAGTAGGCTTCCTCTACTATTCTTTATAGGATTTGGCTCGATAGTGGTGCAATgtaaattatatatgttatttatgttgatttaaatCGTTAATAATAGTATCCTTTTCAATTCTACTATACAAAACATGAGGAAAACCATGTTCACATTTTGCAAAGTGAAATTCCAAGTTGAAATTGTCCTCTTCTAACATTAAGcacaagttttaaattaatcCTCTAAAAAGGAAGTATTGTCAAAGTGCTTTTGTACGCTAATAAATGCAAGGcaattgttcattattgttcgATTTGTCAACTAAAGTTAATATGGCTTGGCTTTTTCACCCTTGGTTGTCATGTTGAAGAGTAGGTTATTGAACttaattttacattttcttCCTAGTTAGATTGAAAAGGGTAATGTATAGTAATGGGCTCAATCATGTGTTtttattacaatattttataCAAATGTGTTGTACCAGTGGGATGTTGTAGAGGTCAATAAGGTGTAGTGTGAGAACATGTCGGCAAATCAATATTACCTTGTTCATTTGGAACACGTTAAAGTGTTTATATACATATTTGCTTTTCTTTTGATGCAATGTGGATACACTTCACATTTCAACGTTTCTtggttgtatatatatgttatgtTCAATGGAGAAGTGGAAGCGGGGCAATAGAGTCATAGTACAAAATAATGTAAATCTATTGTTGTGTTTCATTGTTTCAGCATCGTTTATTGAAGTGCAAATTATGCATGTTTAAGTTTTGtgagttttgattttttttttcttttcctagaCTCAAATTGGTTGACCTTTATTCaatatttgttgtttttgggtgtttaacCTAGTTTAGTGGGGAGTTTCCTGTGCAATTTCTGGTGATTATTGTTGTTTGACAGTTCTAAAAGTTTTTCGCATGCATTACTTAGTTTAATTTTCATGATAATATTTGCTATGTGAGTTTTCCCGACTATCGTTGATAAAAAGCACAATATTGATATTTCTTACTAAATTCTGCTATATAAAGATCCTTCATCAAAATTCGAGGAAGAACGACACATACGCGTACTTTGAGCAATTGATCAAGTCCTTTATGttgttcttaaattattttagcCCTCATCCACTGTAATTGCTCTTAATGTTTCAGAGAGTAAGATTGTTTCTTTTAAAGCCTCATTGTCTAGAATACTTAGTGAAGTATTCATATTTCTCGTTTGAGAATTTCGagattttatcttttattgAAAGGGAATATGTGAATCATTCTTCAAAGGAAGGACGTGGtgtgagagaagatagtgagatcttctttgtgGTCTAAGATTCCAATTAATAAAAGAGGTTGAGTCCTAAGGGTTAGAAAGAATCCATAGGCACAAATGCTAGCTATAGAAAAGTCACCAAAAACAAACGCATAGTAACCTAACAAGCTAAAACATATTTCAGACCACACAAGAATGCAGAGGTATcacaaaaatcaaacttaatGAATGTTACTTCAACTTCAATAATACACTTAATCAAAGTCAAACTTATCCAAAAATCATATCTGAATCAGATTTCAAGAATCAACagtaagaaattaaaatcatatcttaatcaaccaaaaaatcatgaaaacccattgaaaaaattAACAGATAACACTCAAAAAGTAGAACTAGAAGAAATTGCAACTACAAGAGGAATTAAAACATAGAACAAtgaaaattcaaccaaaaacagTAAATCTAAGAACAAAAACACTAAATTGAAAAGGGAAAACACTAAATCGAAGAATAAATCAAACCTGCTATATCTCAATGGTCAACAGCATCAACACTCTCAGCATTGAAGCCCTGCATTTGTTGCTCTGCCTGGAGCGATGAGGAAGGCAGATTATGATGAGGATCCAACCATAAGATCGAATAAAAcgcacaaaataaaaaaaatactgcaCAATCAATTACCAgaacaaaaattaaacaaaaaaccctaatttaagCCTAAAACAGACAAATGTATttctaaaatagaaaaaaaatatcaagCTGTTACGATTTAATTTCTCTGTGCACAACAAGATATAAGATCTCAGATTAATTCCATGTCAACTTAATTCCCAAatgacatcaaaaacttcattcaATATCAACAAAAATCATCAAGAAAATCAAAGTAAACTTTAAAATACAATTTTTGGACATGAAttgagtaaataaataaataccgTTGTTTCCACATATAAACTaacctaaataaaaattaatcaaaaaccctaaaattaggaAATTAAATCAAAGAGTATACCTTACAATTACTTAGTTTTGAAAGCTATTGTAAAATTACGCCAGTTTTGAATGACCTCAGTTGTGAATTTCCCCAGTTAATCTGTCTTGAAGAAGAACGATGGAAACTTTTCTTCAATTTGAAAAGAGGGAAGATGAAATTAGGCGGTCCAATTACAACATGGTGTTAGAACGCGGTCGCGGTCGCGATCGCGTTTCCGCTTACTGTCATATTCGATTGCAGTTTCCGAGAACGGAAAAAACCAGTTACGGTGAAAAAGATTGAAAGCTTGAAAATTTCCAAATGCGATAATAAAAAAGAGTTTGTACTTAATAGTGATATTTTATTgggtaaaagaaaaataatatgatattttatcttttgattAATAACTCTATCATTAAAGTATCTTTGATAAGTATTTAACTTAAGTAGatttgagtatataacataCTGCATAAGATATTGTTgatagtttttaaaaaattacaaagttaATAAAAGTATATACATATGACCGTTAAATCGAGTGTTTTATTGCATAATATCTctatctttattgtttttaatatcATAAGTTTATATATATCGATGCTTAAAAAATCGTGAATTGCACGGATTTCTACGCtagtacattattattatttgtgatgatttttttgaacatattgactttattttttaatttaaagtgatttacttattttaaaattcaaactttGAAATGTAATTTATTGTTGCACAATTAATGAGTAgtatttattttaagaataaattaattttaaaaatataaagtaatcatgataattcagaaataaaacaaaataagttaagaaattaacaaaaaaagcaGTAGTAGACTAGTAGTATTGTTATACCGTAAATGTAATAAAGCAGTGTTGATCCACTTTAtaactaaaatattataacaaGTTATTAGGTTATTGGGTTTACTTTAggaaaataaccttaaaagttgggattattcatagttaattaatagatggaatattgtaggaaaattataaaaaggttgaattattgtaggtaatttttcctttaaataataataaaactttaataatcaaataaatgcaAGTAGAAATATATGAACATTTTCTCCAAAATTTTATTACTAGAAAATGCTTAGgaaatattcaaaaatatttCTCAAAGTCAAATAATTTCGTTCAtgatatttttcataaataaaacatcgttaaaatttgtttttaaatcactttaatactaaaataaatcataaaaaacatAGGTATGGTGCCCACAATAATAGCACAAATGCGATAATCAATGCAAACGTGTCATCCTGTGGTGGCTCTAGTGGGGATCATTTCACCTTTGTCATTCTCAATGATGGTCATTCCTCCCTCCTTTGGAACAACATGAATGGGGCTTACCCATCTACTATTAGAAATCAAGTAGATGATACCGACCTTAAGGAGTTTAAGGATTTCATCCTTAACCATCCCTTTATGTTCGGGTTTAGCCTCCTTGGCGACTTAATGCAGGAGAAATGCTCATCATCAAGATGAATTCAATGCATAACAAAGGTTAGACTAACCCCCCTTAATATCATCCAGTGAGTACCCAATAAC
Protein-coding sequences here:
- the LOC130805256 gene encoding DNA-repair protein XRCC1 isoform X1 encodes the protein MSSSKKRSLPSWITVRDDENGGNNSDVSPNKLEFSKLLEGVVFALSGFVNPERGILRSQALEMGAEYKQDWNSECTLLVCAFHNTPKFRQVEADGGTIVAKEWIKECYTQKKLVDIETYLMHVGKPWRKNNLTHTGNLACETSQPSKPRRQGVKVPELQPDVSSSQKESRGNTSEFHRDKFSVSKVKKWAVDDLLKTLTWLESQKEKPEPGEIRNVAAEGILTCLQDAINLLDNEQGLQQLTEQWDMVPHVVKELIEIEGSETSTISKNDLRQQAVACKKIYEEELKGACVNEMSREPNSKGRNTDKGKHRSSIDRASNSLNYDSDETIEMSEDEINDAYNSLACKLRETKG
- the LOC130805256 gene encoding DNA-repair protein XRCC1 isoform X2, with the protein product MSSSKKRSLPSWITVRDDENGGNNSDEGVVFALSGFVNPERGILRSQALEMGAEYKQDWNSECTLLVCAFHNTPKFRQVEADGGTIVAKEWIKECYTQKKLVDIETYLMHVGKPWRKNNLTHTGNLACETSQPSKPRRQGVKVPELQPDVSSSQKESRGNTSEFHRDKFSVSKVKKWAVDDLLKTLTWLESQKEKPEPGEIRNVAAEGILTCLQDAINLLDNEQGLQQLTEQWDMVPHVVKELIEIEGSETSTISKNDLRQQAVACKKIYEEELKGACVNEMSREPNSKGRNTDKGKHRSSIDRASNSLNYDSDETIEMSEDEINDAYNSLACKLRETKG